GTACAGTCATCAATATTAAAACACATCAATGGACTGGGGTTATATTCATAGAAACCTGGTGCACATTCACATATGAAGTTACAGACCTCAGATGGTACAGTACAACCAGGTTGACAGACTTCAGATGGAAAACATCCACCATGGGATACACCCCTGTagtaaaaacaaattaacagtATGAATACATTAAGTGCTTTGAGAAGTCTCAGGGTAGCCGAAAGCCAGTTGGGTTGATTTACCAAAAAGAGATTTACCAAACAGAGATTTAGAGCTATGTGACTCagcatactggcttgacagaaTATTTCTAGCGAATGGTTTTTCAAGCCAGTTCCAATACATGAATTTAGCAGTTTACTTTTCCGAAATATCACTTTGTGTGATTTGCTTATAACTGGTACAGTTAGCAGTTCAAATGTTAGTACTAACAGTTCACATGCCTCTTTAAGCTAGCATTTCTGTTTTGTAAGGGGAGTCATGATTTTTGTTCACTAAGTAACACTATTATGATGTACTATTTCATTTCATAGTATATACATTTCCATtaactatttctgtatccactcttcctctgcgcttcgagctcttcagagatgaggcgcattacaaatcatcttattattattattattataacaaacACTTGTAATTTCAGAAATTATACAAGAAAGCAAAGTTGCTACACGTTTTTTACCTTTCACTAGCAATTTGTGTGTCAAAGTTCAGTAATTGTGGTCTCTCTGGAGCAATGCTGTATACTACGAATCTCAATTCTGTGATACAACCCCTGAGAGAGTTTAGTGCTGCATTGGGGAATGGTACCGTTATATCATTTAGATTCTCAACGCCACCAATCATCAATGATCCCGCATTCAATGTCTGTGCTGCTCCTGTGTTTGTTGCTGTAAAATAGTACACAACAAAATGACGGttacaagtgcctgtggtcGTTGTTATAAAACAGTAAACAAGTGAAGGTTACATGCTCCCGGTGTTTGGGTCTGTAAAACAATAAAAGCAAAAAATTACATGCTCCTGTCTTATTTACtatacaacaataacaaaatgaaagttACATGCTCCTGTGGTTGTTGCTGTAAAAAACCCATTAcgaaatgaacacaacatgcTCCTGTGGTTGTTGCTGTAAAAAACCCATTAcgaaatgaacacaacatgcTCCTGTGGTTGTTGCTGTAAAAAACCCATTAcgaaatgaacacaacatgcTCCTGTGGTTGTTGCTGTACCTCTCTATTGTCATTTAAATCTTAGAATTATCTACAAGCACCCACAACCTTAAATAAAGATATATCAGAACATATTTTAATCTTAACACCAGTAAAAGGGAGTGAATATTGGGGGAAAAGGATACTAAAACTTTCTACTTTTTACAAACTTTTGTGTTTTTGATGGTGCTATATTTAACTCAAGTTATTTAAATGCTGTTGTGGAAGTGTTTGCTCTGAAATTCTTGGATGGTAGAGCTATTCAAATGACATGACTGAAATGTTTAGTCTAAGCACAGACCCTACACGTAGAGTCTATGGTCTAAGAATGATCCCCACATCTCCTTAGAataaacttttatttcataatttataattACCAGTGAATGACAACAAATGGTGCGACTGATTGTAGTATACCTTAACTGTATTTCTTTATGCttaatgtggccatatggatgaaaagtatttattttggatttttaatttatataaaataattttatcatggctaattcctacttgaaaagtcaatgtaaaacaacatgtgccaagtccttgtgtataactcaataaactgtaaaAGATTACtatatgtgtaaaatctttgtcagtgtacgtacaataacacactcTTTACacagtttttagctttttgcaatctattgagttacaaacacagacttggtctatgcagtttcacattgatttttcaagtaggatgccattataaaattgttttataatttaaaaatccaaaataaatacccaatccccatccatatggccactttactgGAACCCCAGGAAAGTCATTTTCACTTTATGATTTTTCTTTAAAGTAGCGTCATAGAAATTAGCAAAGCTCACTTACAAAAGCTCTCCTATACACTGACGCAagatattatgggatataaatGATGGTACGAGCTTCAACCCTTTTCAAGTAATTACCATGCTATGAACTTTGGCCAGCTGTGAGAACAAATTTTAGAGAGGTCATTCGATATACAAATCAATTGGTAAAAATGACTAGCCTGAGTACACTAAGCAGAAAGAAATGTAGCTACACTAAAATCAGTCTCGCCTTTGTTCCTCTTTATGCTAAAATAAATCTACCTCTGTATTAAGTTTTAAACACCCTACCTGATGctgtaaaacagtaaaaatgaaagttatatgtattaatatatttttgcatactGACGACACCTTCAAATTCACACATTTACAACATGAAAAAATGTAATCATGGTATtgaaaatcttgaaaaaaatacattgaacATATTTCACAAGAAGATGGTAAATCAAGGTTGAGACCGACATTCAAAAGACCCTGATTTggtgttacatgtacacacaaattcTATTGAAAATCTGAAAAAACCTACAACCTTCATCTGGCAACATGATATTTAGTATAtatcttaatctaaacactACTAAACAATGATGTGGATAAATATACCACCTTTCCATTTGTAAACGGAAATGTCCACTTTTATGTCAAATTCACAGTTAATAGTTGAAAATGCAAGCTGTATAACAATTGTGTTCAACTTACTGTAGATAACCTGTGCTAGTTGTGTGCCAGTGTTATCTTCTAGCCTGGCTGTGTTTCCTTCTCGGATTACACGGATATAGTGCCATGCCCCATCATTGTAACCGTTTCGACTATTGCCACTAAAACTACCTTCTCCACTTCCCTGTAAACAGACACAAATCCTCAGTTCAAAGtaaaagagagaaagaaaacaaagtttgatagttacatttgtattggCTGCTGTACTAAATAAATGATGTGACATGTTTCAAAGCGAGTCAtaaaatctgtacaaatatATCAGGCTAATGGCGATATGCCATAGTctgagtttttaaaaaaacaaaagattgcattCTTTTgacactaggagtgctattcaaGAGCAGATTTTGGGCTAGAAACCCTCCTTTCCCAACATTTCATAATAAATGTTGATGACATGCTCAGTTAACTTAAATAATTAATTTCCCTCTTTTTCCATGTCTGATGGCGTAAATATTTGGAAACCCATAAActtattttacatgtactttgtggAAGTGCTTCTGGCACTGAAATACTTGGCTGGTCGACCAGTATTCAAATAACATGAATGAACAATAGAATGACTCCCTGTCTCCTTAGAATAAACTTTATCTCACAATATACTAGCATGTTCCTCTCAGCCAAACCTCTGTATTAAGTCTAAACAACCTACCTTTGTATTAAGTCCAAGTACCAGTCTACCCAATTCCATATACACTGTCAGGTAGGCTGGACCACCAAAGTAGAATATCATGCCACTGGGTGCCCTAGTAATGACAACAAACATGTATAACTCAGTTATACACAGAGTTCTTCCTCGGAGCCACAAGCTGAACTATTTTTGTATGGTCCTAGCCAGAAATTTAATGTGTAATTTCATACACTATTTATGAACTATTTTGGGGGCCATAACCAGAAATTTAATGTGTATTTTCATACACTATTTATTTATGGCTCAtttggtacatttgtagataagtTTTGTGTATTTTAACTAAGTAAGCTTAACTAACTTGGTTTCTTGGGAGTAAATAATGAGTGACAAAGAAACTTTACCTTGTTGTAACTAGTTGAAATCAAGTATTGACAAAACCCTTATTTCATGGGTATTTTGTTGCTGAATGTTCTCagcaatgcccccccccccttgcatAAATTCTGTCATTAACGAAATATgagttaaaatgttcaaaatcgccattatttttcctgatttttcataaattacgctcgaggaggtataattatattattcctaattatttttctttattcaatcagaaaatactcatgacctaagggtttcgTTAcaactcatctagcgactcgtagtgacaaaacccttaggtgaCAAGGATTTTGGTCCCTTTAggcttaggtcactcgtatgtTCCTTAGctgaacaaaggaaaatattgggggaaTGATATATGATTATTGAAAAAGGGTATACTTCATTAGTGTCGAGGCTACAGAATCATGAAACCATAACGTATACTTACATCGTACGGAATCTAAGACTAATGACAGTTCTGGTTCTTGGAGGTAGTTCCACATCCATTGATATGTATGACGTAGCTGACTGTAAAGTGATGGTGGTTGGTGGAGCACAGAAATCGCTAGGACATCCATCACTGACACCCCAGTTAACGTCAGCTGAATTCAAATCTAGTACTGAGTTGACATCAGCTCTGATATAATCTATACATGTGACTAAGTAGCCATGTAGTCTGTCTGTgtttatctgaaaaaaaaattgaaaacaaaacattgtcaatCTTAGTTCTAAAACATTTCAATGACAAACTTCATCACAATGTTTTGAAAGGACAAACtcagataaacacaaactaaaactattattattagCAACAAACTTTGGATGTAaatacactcacagtagggtggcatacATGACGGATTCTTTGCATTAGCAGTTCAAGTGCAACTTTCCctgacttggtgagccagcaagttgGGTGTCATAAAACTTGTTTGtatctctaaagctatttgcaatgtcactgacaatgggtcagtaaaactgataacaactgatatgacattaggggcttcacacttagatattgagcttagctttgcctgatgtgttatgtataataatgctttatcacatttgtaaatattgccaacaaacattattcagtgataagaaagataagaaaccccacttccttagctaatggcttgattctgtaatgATCTGAAAGTCAGATTTCCTCAAGTGACCACACATTCGACTTCATTCtgtgtttacattatcttgatTCTAGGATGCCACAAGGTAATTGTACTAGAACTTACCCCAAGTTTCTATCACAGTACTACAACTTACCTAAAGTTCTAACCAAGGTGCTACATCTAACCCCGAGTTCCAATCAAGGTGCTTTAACTTATTCCAAGTTCCAACCAAGGTGCTACTACTTACCCCAACTTCCAACCAAGGCACTACAACTTATCCCAACTTCCAACCATGTCGCTAAAACTTACCCCAAGTTCCAACCAAGGTGCTGCAACTTAATACTCTGAGTTCCAACCAACTAGGCTACGTAGTTTAATTACTCTGAGTTCCCGCAACCAGCAAGGTAATAAAACATACCCCAAGTTTTCTCTGCTTATACTCACCCTGAGTTGGCCTGCATCTTGATATCCTCCAATATACAAATTACCAAGCAGTTTACTCATATCAAGTCCACCAGTAGTTACTGGTGTAAGAAAGTCAACTGTTGCAGCTTCACcatttatatatgcaaatgtactcTGGAATGGTCCTTTTAAGTTGTAAAGTCCTATAATGTAAACAGTGTTTGGTTGTAGTGTACCTTCTCCAACATAGAGCTGAAAGAGAAAATCACAAAACAAGAAAGTCAACTTTTGAGGAAGCGTggcaaaacaaacacaaagacaGTCCAAAACAAAGATATGATAAATATCATGTTATCATAAGATCTTTACTAGGACTTGCCTTCttacataataataatctttatttattctGGATAGTTcttttaagtatataaacacttatctcccaagaagtcctgtgagggccatccctcatgggtttaAGAAACTGAAGTATTCGGGAAAAACCtgagttgtttttttttggtagaGTTGAACTGAACGATGCTCTTCTTTCTGCACAGCATATGGTAAATTTAAaacaagatttcaaaattgGTTAAGTTGCACTAAATGCTATGCCACTCCAAGAAATAGAGGTAcactttcataaactttggactctggagagtcatttcttGATTTCACATTACATAATTTTAGCTCAGTTGCCAACAAACACCAAATTGCAACTATTgttcacctctattgttctgtcaatgacatgaatattcattagatgaatagtgaatattcataacttttatctgaaggaaataagctcTTTTGAATAATAAAAGTCCTTTTCACATAGAAAATGTTCTCTCAGGTACAAATTAATGTACCTCAGAAATTGCCCAGATATTGGTGACACAGATAGAGGATATGAAAGCTGTACATTTTAAGACTTGAATTGAGATgaacagaatacatgtacatgtacatatatgggACCATCGCACAACGTCGCACAAACTAAATAAACGAACATCATTCGTTTTGGACACCCCCATcatgaatgttcacaagtgtgacatgaCACATTTTTGTTTGATGTAAACAATGCTGAAAACTGTAGCAGTAACACCACTtcgatcgatgcaatgtaaaaacatgatggtaaacatgaagttccaac
The nucleotide sequence above comes from Glandiceps talaboti chromosome 10, keGlaTala1.1, whole genome shotgun sequence. Encoded proteins:
- the LOC144440598 gene encoding uncharacterized protein LOC144440598; this encodes MADVLQCLDAQTITEKYFDVDSYLKYNPVASATQNHLRGAEDQLEFRFQYCNSQGILVYQEGDSSESGSGFFLAIGVSAGRIYLEWRVTSETIVELYVGEGTLQPNTVYIIGLYNLKGPFQSTFAYINGEAATVDFLTPVTTGGLDMSKLLGNLYIGGYQDAGQLRINTDRLHGYLVTCIDYIRADVNSVLDLNSADVNWGVSDGCPSDFCAPPTTITLQSATSYISMDVELPPRTRTVISLRFRTMAPSGMIFYFGGPAYLTVYMELGRLVLGLNTKGSGEGSFSGNSRNGYNDGAWHYIRVIREGNTARLEDNTGTQLAQVIYTSDPNTGSM